The Desmospora activa DSM 45169 genome contains the following window.
ATACGTGTCCCAGAAAGAATCCAAAAAGGTTTCAACATCGTCTCGAATATCGCTGCTGACGGAATCCCCTTTTTCTTTGTCGGAATCCTCCTGATCCTCGGGCAGATTCACTTGAGGAGGGGGGATATACAAAGGTGGAGCTGTTACCACATAGGAATCCCCCGCTTTTAGCATGGGAATGGTAACCCATCGATCCACCCGCTTCTGCTCCTTCCCTTTCGTCATGGTAAGTTGGACATAAACCGTCGCCTCCAACTGCCCTTCCTTTCCTCCCGACTCTACCTTCCATGTCTCCACTTCCCGGGCCCAGGAATCCCATTCCGCGTTTTTAAGATTTAAGCCCCCTTGGACGTCTATATCCGGATGGAGATAGGTGGATAGCCGGTCTTTCCGTGTATCCTCATTCCCTTCGCTCCAGAGAAAGTATTCTCGGGCAAAACGTGCCGCAAAAGCGCGGGCGGTTGATTGATCTGTGGAATCTTCTTTCTCAACCTTCTCCTCCGATTGGGTAGCGGCAGCTGGATTAGAGGGGGGAGTAATCAGTCCCCATTTTGTTGTCCAAACCAGCGTCGTCGAGAGGGCCGTATAGCCAATCAGCGTATAAAACCCAATCCGAGACCATTTCTGTGTCCATTGGACTTTCATCACTCTCCTCCTTTACTAGAAAAAAGCAGGGATAGCATGACCTATCCCTGATTGGGGAGATGGAGCATTATTCGACTTCAACGTGCGTTAATTCAGCCTCCCAGACGATTCGCTCGGGTGCGTATCCGCTGAAGAGAGCAGATAACGGCCAGCAGCTATATACCCGCAAGATCGGCTCTCCCGTGGAGGCAACAACTGTCCGATCATCCGCATCTGCGATCCATATTTTCCGAACCTGGTAAGTAAAGGTTCCCTCATCGGTTTGTACCACCATTTCATCGCCTTCTTTGATCTTCTTACCATCGCGAAAGGCGGTTTCGCGGTGACCGGCAAGGGCTGCGGTATCCCCTTCTCCAGGGAGGGCTGGCGTTGGGTGATGTCCAACTCCTTTGCGAAGTTCCTTATCCCCAACTCCTTCCCAGATCGGGATTTCTACCTCAATCGCCGGGATTGATAGGGTTCCGATTTTTTCCCCTTCCTTGGGGCGATCCGACCACGTAATGCCGGTTTCATGTAAGGCTGCCTTCGTCTCTCCAATACTCGGTTCAGCACTCTCTAACGGCGCTGTATTCCTCTTAAATTCAATATCCGAATATTGGGAATCGGAAGGGCCTATTTCGATCTCCTCGGGAGCCATCTCTAACTTTGGAACTGGTGAAGGTGTAGGGGTGGAAGGAATGGTTTTCTTTGCTTCTCCCTGCCAAGCTTGGGCCATTTGGTTTTCCTCCCAAAATAAGAGGAAAAAATAACCACTGGCACTAAGGCCAACTCCCAGCACTATCCCTCCGATTAGAAGGAGATATTTCTGCTTCATGCAGGGATCAGGCCGCCAAACCGAACGATTAGGGTTCCAACCATCCCCGTGATCCCAATGGAGAGCAACAGGAACACCAACGTATCAGATCCTGTTTCCACCATTGCTTCTCCCTCTTTCACTTCTCCTTCTTGGGCTTCTGCTGTATCTTCAGCCTTATCAACATTGGTTTCTTCGTCATTTCGCTCTGACTCTGTATCAGTTGCAGCAGCCTTTTCTTCACTTTGTTCTTGAGCAACCACTACTTCATTCTTTTGGTTTGATTCTTGATTGGATTGATTGCTTTGATCAGATTCAAGTGGTTCATCCGCTTTTGGTTGATGTTCTTTCGTTTCTTCTTCTTTTTGGGGCTGCTCCGATTTCTCTACTGGTTTATTTTCATCGTCAGCAGAATTAGGAGCTTGTTCTTGTGGTGTTGTTTGAGGTTCTTCTTTTTGTGGTTGATCGGAAGGTTTCTCCGATTTTTCTGGTTTCTCCGGTTTCTCTACCGGCTTTTCATTATCGGGCTGCTTCTCATTGGCCGGTTCCTTTTCCTCTTTGGGCTGAGACTGTGCAGGAGGTTGATCGGAAGAGGTTTCCTGATCGTTTTCCGGCGCTTTATCAGCGGGAGATTCGTCATTACCAATGGCGATCTCCACATCCAGCCCTGCCCCTTTCACTTCAACGTCAAGCTCTGGAGTTTCTTCTTGACTGGGAACCATATCTAACGGTCGTTCTCCACCTTGGTTTTCTCCTTTATCAGCAAAAGCTAAGGTGGAACCAAAAGCCGTCATCGATCCAAAAACCAGAAGGGACGCAGCGGTAATGATGTTAATCTTTTTCATCTTCATGGGCATCCTCCTAAAATGATGCCCCTCTCCCCAATCAAACTTATCAAGGTCATTATAGGAACTTAAGTTCCCGTTTTAATTATAATTTAAACTCTTGGTTTCTTCAATTACCCCCTTTTTTTAATCGCTAGAATGGCATGTAAGAGAGGAACTACCAAATAAATGGTCACTATTTCCACCTCTTAATTACATAATAAACCATACTTAATCACTATTTCAAGACATTTTTTTTAAACATTTTGTTTATCTCTTTCTTTCCCATTCGCGTAAAAATGGATCTCGAAAAATCTTTTCCCATTCTTCAAGCGGGGCGATCCATTGTTTTCCCGCGCGTTTCGGCCATGGATATCGCCTTTGGACCGCTCGTTGGGATAGTCGATATGCCCATGAGTATGACATCCCCAATCTTTTCGCTGCTTTCGCGCAAGAAATTCCTTCTATCGGCCTACTCCCTTTTAGTTCTGATGATTTAACTTTCCTCCTGGACT
Protein-coding sequences here:
- a CDS encoding conjugal transfer protein, whose translation is MKVQWTQKWSRIGFYTLIGYTALSTTLVWTTKWGLITPPSNPAAATQSEEKVEKEDSTDQSTARAFAARFAREYFLWSEGNEDTRKDRLSTYLHPDIDVQGGLNLKNAEWDSWAREVETWKVESGGKEGQLEATVYVQLTMTKGKEQKRVDRWVTIPMLKAGDSYVVTAPPLYIPPPQVNLPEDQEDSDKEKGDSVSSDIRDDVETFLDSFWDTYTTGKPEEIDRYLFEGVEPTEGLVGILHYQEMDKLEVRQDGDDYIADCRVKFQDLSSRGEIEYNFTLYLTREGTRWYVSSMHLKEA
- a CDS encoding sortase; translated protein: MAQAWQGEAKKTIPSTPTPSPVPKLEMAPEEIEIGPSDSQYSDIEFKRNTAPLESAEPSIGETKAALHETGITWSDRPKEGEKIGTLSIPAIEVEIPIWEGVGDKELRKGVGHHPTPALPGEGDTAALAGHRETAFRDGKKIKEGDEMVVQTDEGTFTYQVRKIWIADADDRTVVASTGEPILRVYSCWPLSALFSGYAPERIVWEAELTHVEVE